From the Phycisphaeraceae bacterium genome, one window contains:
- a CDS encoding HD domain-containing protein, whose product MRRAQEGMALALPVMNPKSPSKVLLKIGFELTGKIIAKLRDLQVRYVWVRYPALQSIESFMNAEANQVRSEVVNDVAAAFEDLQTKSAAKLPYDQYERSISKLVDQLIGNPRSAVFLGDLADIDDKQVRHATSVMYLSILIGLKLEGYIVHERKHVDPSRAKEVINLGIGAMLHDIGISTLDSEVRDRFYETLDESDPAFQEHTAAGYEMIRGNLEPSAATVVLNHHQRWDGSGFAGRDFPALPGKRTHVFARIAAVADVFDLIRRPPSGEQERPTVWALQVMLRDPMCKKFDPNILETLTEVVPPYPPGIIVKLSDGRSGVVLDTSRLDPCRPKVQVLEDPENLGNPKNGSGEVLNLTEMPASIVIAEVDGMDVSKLNFSNKLLPSAQGLLAA is encoded by the coding sequence CTGGCTCTGCCGGTGATGAACCCCAAGAGCCCTTCCAAAGTCTTGTTGAAGATCGGCTTTGAGCTGACCGGCAAGATCATCGCGAAGCTGCGCGACCTGCAGGTTCGGTACGTGTGGGTGCGCTACCCAGCCCTGCAGTCCATCGAGAGTTTCATGAACGCCGAGGCCAATCAGGTGCGTTCGGAAGTCGTCAACGATGTCGCCGCCGCCTTTGAGGACCTGCAGACCAAGTCCGCAGCAAAACTGCCCTACGACCAGTACGAACGATCCATATCGAAGCTCGTGGATCAACTGATCGGCAACCCGCGGTCGGCCGTATTCCTCGGCGACCTCGCCGACATCGACGACAAACAGGTCCGCCACGCCACCTCGGTGATGTACCTGTCGATCCTCATCGGCCTCAAGCTCGAAGGCTACATCGTCCACGAGCGCAAGCACGTCGATCCGTCACGCGCCAAGGAAGTCATCAACCTCGGCATCGGCGCGATGCTCCACGACATCGGCATCAGCACCCTCGATAGCGAGGTGCGCGACCGCTTCTACGAAACACTCGATGAGTCCGACCCAGCCTTCCAGGAGCACACCGCAGCCGGCTACGAGATGATCCGTGGCAACCTCGAGCCTTCCGCTGCGACCGTCGTGCTCAACCACCACCAGCGGTGGGATGGCTCGGGCTTCGCCGGCAGAGATTTCCCGGCGCTGCCCGGCAAGCGCACCCACGTCTTCGCACGCATTGCCGCCGTCGCTGATGTCTTCGACCTGATCCGCCGGCCCCCCAGCGGGGAGCAGGAGCGCCCCACCGTCTGGGCCCTGCAGGTCATGCTCCGCGACCCGATGTGCAAAAAGTTCGACCCGAACATCCTAGAAACCCTCACGGAGGTCGTCCCCCCCTACCCACCAGGCATTATCGTGAAGCTATCCGATGGCCGCTCTGGCGTGGTCCTCGACACCAGCCGACTCGACCCCTGCCGACCCAAGGTCCAGGTCCTCGAGGACCCCGAAAACCTCGGCAACCCAAAGAATGGCTCCGGCGAGGTGCTCAACCTCACCGAGATGCCCGCGTCAATTGTGATCGCCGAAGTCGACGGCATGGACGTCAGCAAACTCAACTTCTCGAACAAGCTGCTGCCCTCGGCCCAGGGCCTGCTCGCGGCGTAG
- a CDS encoding DNA adenine methylase, with amino-acid sequence MIKYLGSKRTLLPKILQVVGSFGSDQSTIIDLFSGTSRVGHALKAAGYRVLANDHNAYAATLARCYVQADREDHLHDAKQLVAEFNTMPGQPGYITKTFCEQARYFQPKNGERIDAIREAIARKNLDPELEAVMLVSLMEAADRIDSTTGVQMAYLKSWAARSHKDLELRVPNLLPQAAGGKGQATQLDAIEAAQQLDADVIYLDPPYNQHSYLGNYHIWETLVRWDAPEAYGIARKRIDCRERASAFNSKKKFNNVMRDLLGALRCRALVVSFNNEGYIDRPAMEAMLATCFDGKAHVLTLEHDYKRYVGAQIGIHNLKGVKVGKVSHLRNKEYLYIVTADASLLERLQPDTTEVQEVMFTTD; translated from the coding sequence GTGATCAAATACCTCGGCTCGAAACGAACTCTGCTCCCGAAGATCCTCCAAGTTGTTGGCTCCTTCGGTAGCGATCAATCCACCATCATCGATCTCTTCTCCGGCACCTCGCGCGTCGGCCACGCCCTCAAGGCCGCTGGCTACCGCGTGCTGGCCAATGATCACAACGCCTACGCCGCCACCCTCGCCCGCTGCTACGTCCAGGCCGATCGCGAGGATCACCTTCATGATGCCAAGCAACTCGTCGCCGAGTTCAACACGATGCCAGGGCAGCCCGGTTACATCACCAAGACCTTCTGCGAGCAGGCGCGCTACTTCCAGCCCAAGAACGGCGAGCGCATCGATGCGATCCGCGAAGCGATCGCCCGCAAGAACCTCGACCCCGAACTCGAAGCCGTCATGCTTGTGTCCTTGATGGAAGCCGCGGACCGCATCGACTCGACCACCGGCGTCCAGATGGCCTACCTCAAGTCCTGGGCCGCCCGATCCCACAAAGACCTCGAACTCCGCGTCCCTAACCTTCTTCCGCAAGCCGCTGGCGGGAAGGGCCAAGCCACCCAGCTCGACGCGATCGAGGCCGCTCAACAGCTCGACGCCGACGTGATCTACCTCGACCCGCCCTACAACCAGCACTCCTACCTCGGCAACTACCATATCTGGGAGACGCTGGTCCGCTGGGACGCGCCCGAGGCCTACGGCATCGCCCGAAAACGCATCGACTGCCGCGAACGTGCCTCGGCCTTTAACAGCAAAAAGAAGTTCAACAACGTCATGCGCGACCTCCTTGGTGCTCTCCGCTGCCGAGCCTTAGTCGTCTCCTTCAACAACGAGGGTTATATCGATCGGCCCGCCATGGAAGCGATGCTCGCCACCTGCTTCGACGGCAAGGCCCACGTCCTGACCCTCGAACACGACTACAAACGCTACGTCGGCGCCCAGATCGGCATCCACAACCTCAAGGGCGTCAAAGTCGGCAAGGTCAGTCACCTGCGCAACAAGGAATACCTCTACATCGTCACAGCAGACGCCAGCCTGCTCGAACGCCTACAACCAGACACCACCGAGGTTCAGGAAGTCATGTTCACCACTGATTAA
- the neuC gene encoding UDP-N-acetylglucosamine 2-epimerase: MSSRRRVVIVTGTRAEFGLLRTVLDACLAYRGLETSLIVTGTHLTLGTIDDIRAAGYRIARRVPMQKPGEEGRVDDVRALGRGVTRMAGVFESLRPTFVVVLGDRIEAFAAASAAAVGGFRVAHLHGGDRAEGVADESMRHAISKLAHLHLPATAGSRRRLVRMGETKDRVMVVGSPAMDGLGEVVADGDAPKVMVLQHPVGESTKQEQAWMEATLQAVKKHDPLVLHPNTDAGAEGIRRAIKKAAVKTVKHLPRDLFLSLLAGAGVLVGNSSAGLIEAAALRTPAVNIGPRQAGRERPGTMVDCDYGERAVRAAVRQALALDTSKARHPYGRGDTGVRVAELLAGIDLERIPLRKLNAY; the protein is encoded by the coding sequence ATGTCATCGCGGCGGCGGGTTGTGATCGTCACCGGGACGCGGGCGGAGTTTGGTTTGTTGCGCACGGTGCTTGATGCTTGTCTGGCCTATCGTGGGCTTGAGACGAGTCTGATCGTGACGGGGACTCATCTGACGCTGGGGACGATCGACGATATTCGGGCTGCGGGGTATCGGATTGCGCGGCGGGTACCGATGCAGAAGCCTGGCGAAGAGGGGCGTGTCGATGATGTGAGAGCGCTGGGGCGTGGGGTTACTCGGATGGCTGGGGTGTTTGAGTCGTTGCGTCCGACGTTTGTGGTGGTGCTGGGGGATCGCATCGAGGCTTTCGCCGCGGCGAGTGCGGCGGCGGTGGGGGGGTTTAGGGTCGCGCATCTGCATGGCGGGGACCGTGCGGAAGGGGTTGCAGACGAATCGATGCGTCATGCGATCAGCAAGCTGGCGCATCTGCACCTGCCCGCTACGGCTGGGAGTCGCCGCCGGCTGGTTCGGATGGGCGAGACGAAGGATCGCGTCATGGTGGTGGGGTCTCCCGCGATGGATGGGCTTGGAGAGGTCGTCGCGGACGGTGATGCGCCGAAGGTGATGGTGTTGCAGCATCCGGTAGGCGAATCAACCAAGCAGGAGCAAGCCTGGATGGAGGCGACGCTTCAGGCGGTCAAGAAGCATGATCCGCTGGTGCTGCATCCGAACACGGATGCAGGTGCCGAGGGGATCCGACGTGCGATCAAGAAGGCTGCTGTGAAGACGGTCAAGCACCTACCACGAGACCTGTTCTTGTCGCTTCTCGCTGGCGCCGGGGTGCTGGTCGGCAACAGCTCGGCGGGGTTGATTGAGGCTGCGGCGCTGCGGACGCCAGCGGTCAACATCGGCCCGCGGCAGGCGGGGCGCGAGCGGCCGGGGACGATGGTTGATTGTGACTACGGCGAGCGAGCGGTTCGTGCGGCGGTTCGTCAGGCGCTTGCGCTGGACACGTCGAAAGCGCGTCACCCTTATGGTCGGGGAGATACGGGGGTTCGCGTGGCCGAGCTGCTGGCGGGAATCGATCTTGAGCGTATTCCGCTGCGCAAGCTGAACGCGTACTAA
- a CDS encoding vWA domain-containing protein translates to MRPTLSSCLLAAALACPLSVSGQSLVPTSNPPTPVVVDEARDAPRIQVALLLDTSNSMDGLIHQAKAQLWGMVNELARHRRNGRDAVIEVALYEYGNNDLSAQSGYIRRVVTLTRDLDAVSEALFALDTHGGSEHCGEVISRAVGELAWSDSGRDARFVFIAGNEAFTQGSLDYALACKAATDKDITVNTIHCGSADEGRRGEWHLGAQLGNGEFLTIEQDRAILDIRCPQDDRILELNRKLNSTYIPYGHEGSAMLRRQEVQDGLAESVAPMTAMARVASKASSAYHNDTWDLVDAVAAERVEMDEVERDQLPEALRSLDDDALLAEVERRGTERAEVQAEIKALQAEREVYLAAERKRLAGGDEGTLGDALVNVVRMRLDQAGFERVDP, encoded by the coding sequence ATGCGTCCCACGCTGTCCTCTTGTCTGCTTGCTGCCGCGTTGGCTTGTCCACTTAGTGTTTCGGGCCAGTCGCTTGTGCCCACAAGTAATCCGCCAACGCCTGTGGTGGTTGATGAGGCTCGGGATGCCCCGCGAATTCAGGTGGCGCTGCTGCTCGACACCTCGAACTCGATGGACGGTCTGATCCATCAGGCGAAGGCGCAGCTCTGGGGCATGGTCAACGAGTTAGCTCGGCATCGACGCAACGGTCGTGATGCGGTCATTGAGGTCGCCCTTTATGAATATGGCAACAATGATCTCTCGGCCCAGAGCGGGTACATCCGCCGGGTCGTCACGCTGACTCGTGATCTTGACGCTGTGTCCGAGGCGCTGTTTGCGCTCGACACGCATGGCGGGAGTGAGCATTGCGGAGAGGTCATCAGTCGTGCTGTGGGTGAGTTGGCGTGGAGCGATTCGGGGCGGGATGCACGGTTTGTGTTTATCGCAGGTAACGAGGCGTTCACGCAGGGATCGTTGGACTACGCGCTGGCGTGCAAGGCGGCGACGGACAAGGACATCACGGTCAACACGATTCATTGTGGGTCGGCGGATGAGGGCCGACGGGGTGAATGGCACCTGGGGGCTCAGCTTGGGAATGGTGAGTTTCTGACCATCGAGCAGGACCGTGCGATTCTCGACATCAGGTGCCCTCAGGACGATCGTATTCTGGAACTCAACCGGAAGCTCAACAGCACCTACATCCCTTACGGGCATGAAGGCTCTGCGATGTTGCGTCGCCAGGAAGTACAGGATGGGTTGGCGGAATCGGTTGCACCGATGACCGCTATGGCACGGGTCGCCTCAAAGGCGAGTTCGGCGTATCACAACGACACATGGGACCTTGTTGATGCGGTGGCTGCTGAGCGTGTCGAGATGGATGAGGTTGAACGCGATCAGCTCCCGGAGGCGTTGCGGTCGCTGGATGATGATGCGCTGCTGGCTGAGGTCGAGCGGCGAGGTACCGAGCGTGCTGAGGTGCAGGCCGAGATCAAGGCGCTGCAGGCCGAGCGGGAGGTTTATCTGGCGGCCGAGCGGAAGCGCCTGGCTGGGGGTGATGAGGGCACGCTTGGTGATGCGCTGGTTAACGTGGTTCGCATGCGTCTCGATCAGGCGGGCTTTGAGCGCGTCGATCCCTGA
- a CDS encoding SPASM domain-containing protein → MSRVLAIIPTDVMNGRLGHARDLSDQIAGMTVLEMTVRRVLSIESLDGVVLVYPEGQNPLALLPDDVRERVQVYADPEGLRDRQTARLVAARKWAVDSWRGGLGFATGFDELLPAGPLARAAETHGAQSVLLVRGDWPLFDTGYARELIELHQTSPEHMKVTLTQAPPGLGPLVMSVPFLAEFAEHGGNFGSMLGYNSHSPAIDPIGREVTVPISPKVRDCRKRLVYDTPRSIERLRVLERFFGDRLATVDADRLVEAIASWERDHPEHLFERLPQQVNLELTPRRPATGPITPQAYVAFERPDLELDLAERLVDQLGEPGDVSLLLGGLGDAMEHPEWDRVVMAAHEAGVMGIGIETDLLSSWSEAEKLLDLPLDLVIVRINADSSETYKKVMGQEFGVVTDNLQRLFNERRVRRSADGRGDQVPWIVPRLVKVPETLSDMESFFERWLRAGGYAMIQPSCSGCGLMPELSPVPMEPPRRVGCKQLGQRMSVLSDGVVALCDQDWQGRSPMGDARIDSLLTIWRRGAESKAAHDESRFHELTICGSCKEWHRP, encoded by the coding sequence GTGTCGCGAGTGCTGGCGATCATTCCGACGGATGTGATGAACGGCCGGTTGGGCCATGCGCGTGATCTGAGTGATCAGATCGCGGGGATGACTGTTTTAGAGATGACCGTCCGCAGGGTGTTGTCGATCGAGTCGTTGGATGGTGTGGTGCTGGTTTATCCCGAGGGGCAGAATCCGCTGGCGTTGCTGCCGGACGACGTGCGTGAGCGCGTTCAGGTGTACGCCGACCCTGAGGGCTTACGCGATCGGCAGACGGCGCGGCTGGTGGCGGCACGGAAGTGGGCGGTGGATAGCTGGCGTGGTGGGCTGGGGTTTGCAACGGGCTTTGATGAGCTGCTGCCGGCGGGCCCGTTGGCTCGTGCGGCGGAAACGCATGGTGCGCAGTCGGTGCTGCTGGTGCGTGGGGACTGGCCGTTGTTTGATACGGGCTATGCGCGCGAGTTGATTGAGCTGCATCAGACGAGTCCTGAGCACATGAAGGTCACGCTGACGCAGGCCCCGCCAGGGCTTGGTCCCTTGGTGATGTCGGTTCCGTTTTTGGCCGAGTTTGCGGAGCACGGCGGGAACTTCGGCTCGATGCTGGGGTACAACAGCCACAGTCCGGCCATTGATCCGATCGGGCGTGAGGTCACGGTGCCGATCAGCCCGAAGGTGCGTGATTGTCGGAAGCGGCTGGTCTATGACACGCCGAGGTCGATCGAGCGGCTGCGTGTTCTTGAGCGATTTTTTGGTGATCGGCTGGCGACCGTTGACGCAGACCGTCTAGTGGAGGCGATCGCGTCGTGGGAGCGAGATCACCCGGAGCATTTGTTTGAGCGGTTGCCTCAGCAGGTGAATCTGGAGCTGACGCCCCGGCGGCCGGCGACAGGGCCGATCACGCCACAGGCTTATGTGGCGTTCGAGCGGCCCGATCTGGAGCTCGATCTGGCTGAGCGGCTGGTTGATCAGTTAGGCGAACCGGGTGATGTGTCGTTGTTGCTGGGCGGCCTGGGCGATGCGATGGAGCATCCGGAGTGGGATCGGGTCGTGATGGCAGCGCATGAGGCGGGTGTGATGGGGATTGGCATCGAGACGGACTTGTTGTCGTCCTGGTCTGAAGCGGAGAAGCTGCTTGACCTGCCGTTGGACCTGGTGATTGTGCGGATCAACGCGGATTCGTCGGAGACGTACAAGAAGGTGATGGGGCAGGAGTTTGGCGTGGTGACGGACAACCTTCAGCGGTTGTTCAACGAGCGGCGGGTTCGGCGGAGCGCGGATGGCCGGGGAGATCAGGTGCCGTGGATTGTCCCTCGTCTGGTGAAGGTGCCGGAGACGCTATCGGACATGGAGAGTTTCTTCGAGCGGTGGTTGCGGGCGGGTGGGTACGCGATGATTCAGCCGTCGTGTTCAGGTTGCGGGCTGATGCCGGAGTTGTCGCCGGTGCCGATGGAGCCGCCACGGCGGGTGGGGTGCAAGCAGTTGGGCCAGCGGATGAGTGTTCTGTCGGATGGGGTGGTCGCGTTGTGTGACCAGGATTGGCAGGGGCGATCGCCGATGGGCGATGCGCGGATCGATAGTCTGTTGACGATTTGGCGGCGAGGGGCGGAGTCAAAAGCGGCGCACGATGAGAGTCGATTCCACGAGCTGACGATCTGTGGATCGTGCAAGGAGTGGCACCGGCCATGA
- a CDS encoding M55 family metallopeptidase: MRILIMADMEGVAGICTWDMVDRDGQRYEEGRALYTAEINAAVRGAAAAGATEIVVVDCHGAGGDCSFNSLLAEKLDPRCEYVAHHPWGRYINMFHSGCDAALMVAMHAKANTPDGVMCHTISTTTWDDVLFNDTSVGEFGINTALCGHHAVPVVLITGDDATCREGAELLGDGLETVSVKKGLSRFSAQHKHPKVARELIEAGAKRALDNLNKNLVQPWVPTGPCTITVHLSTVDTARRFKGRQGVSLVEPLKVESKAPTWMQAWDQIWDH; encoded by the coding sequence ATGCGCATCCTCATCATGGCCGACATGGAAGGCGTCGCCGGAATCTGCACCTGGGATATGGTCGACCGCGATGGCCAACGCTACGAAGAAGGCCGCGCCCTCTACACCGCAGAGATCAACGCCGCCGTCCGCGGAGCCGCCGCCGCTGGCGCCACCGAAATCGTCGTCGTCGATTGCCACGGCGCTGGCGGAGACTGCTCCTTCAACTCACTCCTCGCCGAAAAACTCGACCCCCGCTGCGAATACGTCGCCCACCACCCCTGGGGACGCTACATCAACATGTTCCACTCCGGCTGCGACGCCGCCCTGATGGTCGCCATGCACGCCAAGGCCAACACCCCCGATGGCGTCATGTGCCACACCATCTCCACCACCACCTGGGACGACGTGCTCTTCAACGACACCTCCGTCGGCGAGTTCGGCATCAACACCGCCCTCTGCGGACACCACGCCGTCCCCGTCGTCCTCATCACCGGCGACGACGCCACCTGCCGCGAAGGCGCCGAACTCCTTGGCGACGGCCTCGAAACCGTCTCGGTCAAAAAAGGTCTCTCCCGATTCTCCGCCCAACACAAACACCCCAAAGTCGCCCGCGAACTCATCGAAGCCGGCGCTAAACGCGCCCTCGATAACCTCAATAAAAACCTCGTCCAGCCCTGGGTCCCCACCGGTCCCTGCACCATCACCGTCCACCTCTCCACCGTCGATACCGCCCGACGCTTCAAAGGCCGTCAAGGCGTCAGCCTCGTCGAACCCCTCAAGGTTGAGAGCAAAGCCCCCACCTGGATGCAAGCCTGGGACCAGATCTGGGATCATTAA
- a CDS encoding C39 family peptidase, producing MTRALPAQLLALIFLVLTGCSGTAEPVDQPVVDTRPNTGRETWPASRWLNNPYRFADRTITYDSASDWAQGSSTGLVALPTGDLRLPPNSKTYPRLGIWTSPEITADFPFTEVLPSWNVHTPEHTGVSFFIRSRDAATNEWSPWLYLGAWGQREVAHPVEIEFPGGEIKIDYLVLNQPANAYQLEARIESASLDPRATPTLRKLETVYSGTPADGVNNSLIQTYPAVTDGWARDLPVPFRAQGIEHKSISSRICSPTSTSMVMAYFGIDLPTVTNALAIYDPEYTIFGNWHRAVAYASQHGLEGELVRIRDWDQVKAYIADGQPLIASIRFRRGEFPSNVMASTGGHLITIRGLTPEGDAIVNDSASKDRGHAVIYKAEELARAWIGRGGVTYVIRRPATKPNGI from the coding sequence ATGACCCGCGCCCTCCCCGCACAACTCCTCGCCCTCATCTTCCTCGTCCTGACCGGCTGCTCCGGCACCGCCGAACCAGTCGATCAGCCCGTCGTCGATACACGCCCCAACACCGGCCGCGAAACATGGCCAGCCTCACGCTGGCTCAACAACCCCTACCGATTCGCCGACCGCACCATCACCTACGACTCCGCATCCGATTGGGCCCAAGGCTCCTCCACCGGACTCGTCGCACTCCCCACCGGCGACCTCCGACTCCCCCCCAACAGCAAGACCTACCCACGACTGGGTATCTGGACCTCACCCGAAATCACCGCCGACTTCCCCTTCACCGAAGTCCTCCCCTCCTGGAACGTCCACACCCCCGAACACACAGGCGTCTCATTCTTCATCCGCTCCCGTGACGCCGCCACCAACGAGTGGTCCCCCTGGCTCTACCTCGGCGCCTGGGGACAACGCGAAGTCGCCCACCCCGTCGAGATCGAGTTCCCCGGCGGCGAAATCAAGATCGACTATCTCGTCCTCAACCAGCCCGCCAACGCCTACCAACTCGAAGCCCGTATCGAGTCCGCCTCTCTCGACCCCAGAGCCACACCAACCCTCCGAAAACTCGAAACCGTCTACTCCGGCACCCCGGCCGATGGCGTCAACAACAGCCTGATCCAAACCTATCCAGCCGTCACCGACGGCTGGGCCCGCGACCTCCCCGTCCCCTTCCGAGCCCAGGGCATCGAGCACAAGTCCATCAGCTCGCGCATCTGCTCACCCACCTCGACCTCCATGGTCATGGCCTACTTCGGCATCGACCTCCCCACCGTTACCAACGCCCTCGCCATCTACGACCCCGAATACACCATATTCGGCAACTGGCACCGCGCCGTCGCCTACGCCTCACAACACGGACTCGAAGGCGAACTCGTCCGCATCCGCGACTGGGACCAGGTCAAGGCCTACATCGCCGACGGACAACCCCTCATCGCATCCATCCGCTTCCGCAGAGGTGAGTTCCCCTCCAACGTCATGGCGTCCACCGGCGGACACCTCATCACCATCCGCGGACTCACACCCGAAGGCGACGCCATCGTCAACGACTCCGCCTCCAAAGACCGCGGCCACGCCGTCATCTACAAAGCCGAAGAACTAGCCCGGGCCTGGATCGGCCGAGGCGGCGTCACCTACGTCATCCGACGACCAGCCACCAAACCTAACGGAATCTAA
- a CDS encoding acylneuraminate cytidylyltransferase family protein, with protein MSAAMSGDKALAVILARSGSKGLPGKNEAVVAGRPMLAWTVDHARSAASIGKIVLTTDGDRLATIGRTLGVEVIERPSNLATDTATVDAAARHAVESVGDPYEVIVLLYGNVPVRPEGLIDRGVSMLLETGCDSVQSVCAVGKTHPWWMKTVDDAGRMSAYVENQVYRRQDLPPVYLLDGGLIVVRRQALFTVQEGEPHAFLGADRRAVVTEPGEVVDIDTAADLAVAEAALLNLCAAGRVA; from the coding sequence ATGAGTGCTGCGATGTCGGGTGACAAGGCGTTGGCGGTGATTCTGGCTCGCTCGGGCAGCAAGGGGCTGCCGGGCAAGAACGAGGCGGTGGTGGCGGGGCGGCCGATGCTGGCGTGGACGGTGGATCATGCGCGATCCGCTGCGTCGATCGGGAAGATTGTTCTGACAACCGATGGTGATCGGCTCGCGACGATCGGCCGAACACTTGGCGTCGAGGTGATCGAGCGCCCTTCGAATCTGGCCACGGACACAGCGACGGTCGATGCGGCGGCTCGTCATGCAGTGGAGTCGGTTGGTGATCCTTACGAGGTGATTGTGTTGCTGTACGGCAATGTTCCGGTGCGGCCGGAGGGGCTGATTGATCGGGGGGTGTCGATGCTGCTTGAGACGGGATGCGATTCGGTGCAGTCGGTGTGCGCGGTTGGCAAGACGCATCCCTGGTGGATGAAGACGGTGGATGATGCGGGGCGGATGTCGGCGTATGTTGAGAATCAGGTTTATCGTCGGCAGGACCTTCCGCCTGTGTATCTGTTGGATGGCGGGTTGATTGTGGTTCGGCGTCAGGCGTTGTTTACCGTTCAGGAGGGCGAGCCGCACGCGTTTCTTGGGGCCGATCGACGAGCGGTGGTGACAGAGCCCGGCGAGGTGGTTGATATTGATACGGCGGCGGATCTGGCGGTGGCCGAGGCGGCGCTCCTGAATCTGTGTGCTGCGGGCAGGGTCGCCTGA
- a CDS encoding DUF115 domain-containing protein: MTRNLSALGLRNAELAERLSRTEPARLAWQASKKGPLTAQVEGEASWLASRFDPQAEAAKLAEKIDQDQAGCAVVMGLGLGYHVAAVSERIGPKAVLIVFEPDLSLMRAVFERVDHADWIARGTVVFVDDADDRAALTSRLEGMGGLITQGAQLLTHPASRSRQGAAMARFSKTFTEVLAFFRTTVATALVNSARTCRNLVNNLGHYVAGATVAELHRAAAGYPAVCVAAGPSLVRNVDLLRDPEARSRLVVIAAQTALRPLLDRGIRPDFVTALDYSPICTRFYEDLPDLPDVTLVAEPKAHPRILEVFPGPVRIIGSEFNDKLVGDLARPIPPMRAGSTVAHLSFYLAQYLGCDPILLIGQDLGFSDGLYYAPGTSVHQVWSPELSQFNTIEMMEWQRIVRMRGNLKRVEDIRGRPMFTDEQMLTYLRQFERDFAQSSERVIDATEGGQPKEHTERMSLTDAITGLTTGVVPELPAAGLELDPERLERARELLSLRLRELDELRRVSGDTTRILNKMQRHQQDKAKMLKLFEKLKVNDGRVHGELKATFMAVNAMNTIGVFRRQAADRRISHITGDFMARQAGQLKRDLENIDWLLQACHEAESIFREALRRVERLSPEQRPVAA; encoded by the coding sequence TTGACCCGGAACCTCAGTGCACTGGGGCTGCGGAATGCGGAGCTGGCCGAGCGGCTGAGCCGGACGGAGCCTGCGCGTCTGGCGTGGCAGGCGTCGAAGAAGGGGCCGTTGACGGCGCAGGTCGAGGGGGAGGCGAGCTGGCTGGCGAGCCGGTTTGATCCACAGGCTGAGGCGGCGAAGCTGGCGGAGAAGATCGATCAGGATCAGGCGGGGTGTGCGGTGGTGATGGGGTTGGGGCTGGGTTATCACGTGGCGGCGGTGTCGGAGCGGATCGGCCCGAAGGCTGTGCTTATTGTGTTTGAGCCGGACCTGTCCTTGATGCGGGCGGTGTTTGAGCGTGTCGATCATGCGGACTGGATCGCTCGGGGCACAGTGGTCTTTGTTGATGATGCGGATGACCGGGCGGCGCTGACTTCGCGGCTGGAGGGTATGGGCGGGCTGATCACGCAGGGGGCACAACTGCTCACGCATCCTGCATCTCGAAGCCGGCAGGGCGCTGCGATGGCGCGGTTTTCCAAGACGTTCACGGAGGTGCTGGCGTTTTTCAGGACGACGGTTGCGACGGCGCTGGTGAACTCGGCGCGGACGTGCCGGAATCTGGTGAACAACCTGGGGCACTATGTAGCGGGGGCGACGGTCGCGGAGCTGCATCGGGCAGCGGCAGGTTATCCGGCGGTGTGTGTGGCGGCGGGGCCGAGTCTGGTTCGGAATGTCGATCTGCTGCGTGATCCTGAGGCGCGGTCGCGGCTGGTGGTGATCGCGGCGCAGACGGCGCTGCGGCCTCTGCTGGATCGGGGGATACGACCGGATTTTGTGACGGCGTTGGATTACTCGCCGATCTGCACGCGCTTTTACGAGGATCTTCCTGATCTTCCGGATGTGACGCTGGTGGCTGAGCCCAAGGCGCACCCGAGGATTCTGGAGGTGTTTCCGGGACCGGTTCGGATTATTGGTTCGGAGTTCAACGACAAGCTGGTTGGTGATCTGGCAAGGCCGATCCCGCCAATGCGAGCGGGCTCGACGGTGGCGCATCTGTCGTTTTATCTGGCCCAGTACCTTGGTTGCGACCCGATCCTGCTGATCGGTCAGGACTTGGGTTTTTCGGATGGGTTGTATTACGCGCCGGGGACTTCGGTGCATCAGGTATGGTCGCCGGAGCTGTCACAGTTCAACACGATCGAGATGATGGAGTGGCAGCGGATAGTTCGGATGCGTGGGAATCTCAAGCGAGTGGAGGACATCCGTGGGCGACCGATGTTTACCGACGAGCAGATGCTGACGTATCTGCGTCAGTTTGAGCGAGATTTTGCGCAGTCGTCGGAGCGGGTCATCGACGCGACCGAAGGGGGGCAGCCGAAGGAGCACACCGAGCGGATGTCGCTTACGGATGCGATCACTGGTTTGACGACCGGCGTGGTGCCGGAGTTGCCAGCGGCGGGGCTTGAGCTTGACCCGGAGCGACTTGAGAGGGCGCGGGAGCTGTTGAGCCTGCGGTTGCGGGAGTTGGACGAGCTGCGTCGGGTCTCGGGCGACACCACGCGGATCCTCAACAAGATGCAGCGGCATCAGCAGGACAAGGCGAAGATGCTCAAGCTCTTCGAGAAGCTCAAGGTCAATGATGGCAGAGTGCATGGTGAACTGAAGGCGACGTTTATGGCGGTCAACGCGATGAACACCATCGGCGTTTTTCGCCGCCAGGCGGCGGATCGCCGGATCAGCCACATCACCGGCGACTTCATGGCTCGGCAGGCGGGTCAGCTCAAGCGGGACCTGGAGAACATTGACTGGCTGCTACAGGCGTGCCATGAGGCGGAATCGATTTTCCGGGAGGCGCTGCGTCGCGTTGAACGGCTGTCGCCAGAACAACGGCCGGTGGCTGCTTAG